In Sphingomonas psychrotolerans, the following proteins share a genomic window:
- a CDS encoding nucleotidyltransferase domain-containing protein has protein sequence MTQADKTIPPAVRREIETRLDRIEAEHGVRLLLAVESGSRAWGFPSPDSDYDVRFLYVRPRDWYLSLVPGRDVIETPIEDEIDLNGWDVRKALTLLLKSNAVVSEWVESPIRYRPDHPFVARLGSLADDLLNPRAIAYHYARSGKLAADRWLDGGDAVPVKKYFYALRPALAIRAIRLNPASRPPMNLQALVAASDLPTMLVEQIDALVEAKARTNERANGARLPEIDALIRGELERAGELPARKVRDRFVDRADQLFLELANT, from the coding sequence ATGACGCAGGCTGACAAGACCATTCCTCCCGCCGTGCGGCGCGAGATCGAAACCCGCCTCGACCGGATCGAGGCCGAGCATGGCGTGCGCCTGCTGCTCGCCGTCGAATCCGGCTCCCGCGCCTGGGGCTTTCCCTCGCCCGACAGCGACTATGACGTGCGCTTCCTCTATGTCCGGCCGCGCGACTGGTATCTGTCGCTCGTGCCCGGCCGAGACGTGATCGAGACCCCCATCGAGGATGAGATCGATCTGAATGGTTGGGACGTGCGCAAGGCGCTTACCCTGCTGCTCAAGTCGAACGCGGTGGTGAGCGAATGGGTCGAATCGCCGATCCGCTACCGGCCCGACCATCCCTTTGTCGCCCGGCTGGGGAGCCTTGCGGACGATCTGCTCAATCCGCGCGCGATTGCCTATCACTATGCGCGATCGGGCAAGCTGGCGGCGGATCGGTGGCTCGATGGTGGGGATGCGGTGCCGGTGAAGAAGTATTTCTACGCGCTACGCCCTGCGCTGGCGATCCGTGCAATCCGGCTGAACCCGGCATCGCGCCCGCCGATGAACCTGCAGGCGCTGGTCGCTGCCAGCGATCTGCCGACCATGCTGGTCGAGCAGATCGATGCGCTGGTCGAGGCGAAGGCCCGCACCAACGAACGTGCGAACGGCGCCCGGCTGCCCGAGATCGACGCGCTGATCCGCGGCGAGCTCGAGCGGGCGGGCGAGCTTCCGGCGCGCAAAGTGCGCGATCGCTTCGTCGATCGCGCGGATCAACTCTTTCTTGAACTGGCAAACACATGA
- a CDS encoding Arm DNA-binding domain-containing protein — translation MGKLTPSKALAEPGRYSDGDGLFLELNGKDSGRWLLRVPSGGRRREIGLGSLRSVSLADAREAAFLARKRITQESIRLPSESRSVS, via the coding sequence ATGGGAAAGCTCACTCCATCCAAGGCCTTGGCTGAGCCGGGGCGATATTCTGATGGCGATGGGCTGTTCCTCGAACTGAACGGCAAAGATTCGGGACGCTGGCTCCTGCGAGTTCCATCAGGCGGACGTCGCCGAGAAATCGGCTTGGGGTCCTTGCGCTCTGTGTCGCTCGCAGACGCGCGGGAAGCCGCGTTCCTTGCGAGGAAGAGAATCACGCAAGAATCGATCCGGTTGCCGAGCGAAAGCAGGAGCGTCAGTTGA
- a CDS encoding peptidylprolyl isomerase, translating into MLKPLLALSALTAAVPAIAQTAPAAPTAADAAASDWQPIPDNELLVMTLRGGHQVFIRLAPRYAPAHVANIRKLAEARWWDGTSVYRVQDNYVAQWGGGDDKTTLPPTVIENPPAEYEWSRYDGVTNFARADPYAVKTGHSADGWPLATDGKTSWLTHCYGMVGVARDLAPSTGSGAELYTVIGHAPRHLDRNIAIVGRVVEGIQWLSALPRGGGSLGVYENPAERVPILSARLASQLPEDERPHFQVRATDNERFAAWLSERENRKPPFFTMPAGGADICNAQAPIRRAP; encoded by the coding sequence ATGCTCAAGCCCCTGCTCGCGCTTTCCGCCCTCACCGCCGCCGTCCCGGCAATTGCCCAGACCGCGCCCGCCGCCCCGACCGCAGCCGATGCCGCCGCGTCGGATTGGCAACCCATTCCCGACAACGAACTGCTGGTGATGACGCTGCGTGGCGGGCATCAGGTCTTCATCCGGCTCGCTCCGCGCTATGCGCCCGCGCACGTCGCCAATATCCGCAAGCTCGCCGAGGCGCGTTGGTGGGACGGCACCAGCGTCTATCGCGTGCAGGACAATTATGTCGCCCAATGGGGCGGCGGCGATGACAAGACCACGTTGCCGCCGACGGTGATCGAGAATCCGCCTGCCGAATATGAATGGAGCCGCTACGATGGCGTCACCAATTTCGCGCGCGCCGATCCCTATGCCGTGAAGACCGGGCACAGCGCCGATGGCTGGCCGCTCGCCACCGACGGCAAGACGAGCTGGCTCACACATTGCTATGGCATGGTCGGCGTGGCCCGCGATCTCGCGCCGAGCACCGGCAGCGGCGCCGAACTCTATACCGTGATCGGACATGCGCCGCGCCATCTCGATCGCAACATTGCGATCGTCGGACGCGTCGTCGAGGGAATCCAGTGGCTCTCGGCGCTGCCGCGCGGCGGCGGAAGTTTGGGCGTCTACGAGAATCCCGCCGAGCGCGTTCCGATCCTCTCCGCCCGGCTCGCCAGCCAGCTGCCCGAGGACGAGCGTCCGCATTTCCAGGTCCGCGCCACCGACAATGAACGCTTCGCCGCGTGGCTGAGCGAGCGCGAGAATCGCAAGCCGCCCTTCTTCACCATGCCCGCAGGCGGCGCCGACATCTGCAATGCACAGGCGCCGATCCGCCGCGCACCGTGA
- a CDS encoding biliverdin-producing heme oxygenase, with translation MNIHKNGRAQHWHEFTGALDALELEPEEDTRLIAGAEAAFAHVRALVDANFAR, from the coding sequence ATGAACATTCACAAGAATGGGCGCGCGCAGCATTGGCACGAATTCACCGGGGCGCTCGATGCGCTCGAACTGGAACCCGAGGAGGACACGCGTTTGATTGCCGGTGCAGAAGCTGCATTTGCCCATGTTCGGGCGCTGGTCGATGCCAATTTCGCCCGATAA
- the rtcR gene encoding RNA repair transcriptional activator RtcR produces the protein MKPLTVIGFLGSTLDASKFGPTRWNKWRPSVALTMHEDLRVDRFILLHGAPHSRLADYVAEDIQSVSPETRVDLRRLDFSDPWDFEEVYGKLLDFARAEPFDPDAEDYLIHITTGTHVAQICLFLLTEARYLPGRLLQTQPAKRAEDGGAPGRWTAIDLDLSRYDSIATRFAVAAQEGTSFLKSGIETQSVAFNRMIDEIERVALRSKAPILLMGPTGAGKSQLARRIYELKRLKHQIAGPFVEVNCATLKGDSAMSALFGHRKGAFTGAVADRPGLLRAADGGMLFLDEIGELGLDEQAMILRAIEDKRFLPVGSDKEAASEFQLIAGTNRDLGEAVAAGGFRDDLYARLNLWTFQLPGLAERREDIEPNLDYELDRFAEREGDRASFNKEARQSYLAFATNPDATWPGNFRDLAASVTRMATLSPKGRIDMDCVEAEIGRLKRLWSGQRDDGADGLTEILTPDALAEIDPFDRGQLAETIRICRKSRSLSEAGRTLFSASRARRTSANDADRLRKYLARFGLEWSGVTSV, from the coding sequence ATGAAACCTCTGACTGTTATCGGATTTCTCGGATCAACGCTGGATGCGAGCAAGTTCGGTCCCACGCGCTGGAACAAGTGGCGCCCCTCGGTAGCGCTTACGATGCACGAGGATCTGCGCGTCGATCGCTTCATCCTGCTCCATGGCGCGCCGCATAGCCGTCTGGCCGATTATGTCGCCGAGGATATCCAGTCCGTATCGCCCGAGACGCGCGTCGATCTGCGCCGGCTCGACTTCAGCGATCCGTGGGACTTCGAGGAAGTGTACGGCAAGTTGCTCGATTTTGCCCGCGCCGAGCCCTTTGATCCCGATGCCGAGGACTATCTGATCCACATCACTACCGGCACGCACGTCGCGCAAATCTGTCTCTTCCTGCTCACCGAGGCGCGCTATCTGCCTGGGCGGCTGCTTCAGACCCAGCCCGCCAAGCGTGCCGAGGACGGAGGCGCGCCCGGGCGCTGGACTGCGATCGATCTCGATCTCTCACGCTACGACAGCATCGCCACGCGCTTCGCCGTCGCCGCGCAGGAAGGCACTTCCTTTCTGAAATCCGGCATCGAGACGCAGAGCGTGGCGTTCAACCGCATGATCGACGAGATCGAGCGGGTAGCGCTGCGCTCGAAGGCCCCGATTTTGCTGATGGGGCCCACGGGCGCGGGCAAGAGCCAGCTCGCCCGCCGCATCTACGAGCTGAAGCGCCTCAAGCATCAGATCGCGGGTCCCTTCGTCGAAGTGAACTGCGCGACCTTGAAGGGCGATAGCGCGATGTCCGCGTTGTTCGGGCACCGCAAGGGCGCCTTTACCGGCGCAGTCGCCGACCGGCCCGGACTGCTGCGCGCGGCGGATGGGGGCATGTTGTTTCTCGACGAGATCGGCGAGCTGGGGCTCGACGAGCAGGCGATGATCCTGCGCGCGATCGAGGACAAGCGGTTCCTGCCCGTCGGCTCGGACAAGGAAGCTGCGTCGGAGTTCCAGTTGATCGCCGGCACCAATCGCGATCTCGGCGAGGCAGTGGCGGCGGGCGGGTTTCGCGACGATCTCTATGCGCGGCTCAACCTGTGGACGTTCCAGTTGCCTGGCCTTGCCGAGCGGCGCGAGGATATCGAACCCAATCTCGACTACGAGCTGGACCGCTTCGCGGAGCGCGAGGGCGATCGTGCCAGCTTCAACAAGGAGGCGCGTCAGAGCTATCTCGCTTTCGCGACCAACCCCGATGCGACCTGGCCAGGCAATTTCCGCGATCTCGCGGCCAGCGTCACCCGCATGGCAACGCTCAGCCCCAAGGGCCGCATCGACATGGATTGCGTCGAGGCCGAGATCGGACGCCTGAAGCGCCTATGGTCCGGGCAGCGTGACGACGGCGCCGACGGGCTCACGGAAATTCTTACGCCCGACGCTCTTGCCGAAATCGATCCGTTCGACCGGGGGCAACTCGCCGAAACCATTCGGATCTGCCGGAAGAGCCGCTCGCTTTCCGAAGCCGGCCGCACGCTCTTCTCGGCGTCGCGCGCTCGCCGGACGTCGGCGAACGATGCCGATCGGCTGCGCAAATATCTCGCGCGGTTTGGACTGGAGTGGTCCGGCGTGACATCGGTTTAG
- a CDS encoding ABC-type transport auxiliary lipoprotein family protein, whose protein sequence is MNKRALLLAMPLLAASLSGCISFGGKPPKSLLTLTPTATLPVGESQRSNVAATITVAVPSLPQELASSRVPVHSGGTAIAFVKDAQWVERPSQLLQRLLGDTITARTGRLVLSSRQSLTDPGAYLMGELRRFGVEEEAKEVVVTYDAALIRGPETVVEKRRFEARVAVTEIEAAAVGVALNQAANQVATEVADWVGK, encoded by the coding sequence ATGAACAAGCGCGCTTTGCTTCTCGCCATGCCGCTGCTCGCGGCCTCCTTGAGCGGCTGCATCTCGTTCGGCGGCAAGCCGCCCAAATCGCTGCTGACACTGACCCCCACGGCCACGCTGCCGGTCGGCGAATCGCAGCGTTCGAACGTCGCGGCGACGATCACGGTCGCCGTGCCGTCGCTGCCGCAGGAACTCGCCTCTTCGCGCGTGCCGGTGCATTCGGGCGGCACTGCCATCGCTTTCGTCAAGGACGCGCAATGGGTCGAGCGCCCGTCGCAGCTGCTCCAGCGCCTGCTCGGCGACACGATCACTGCCCGTACGGGCCGGCTGGTGCTGAGTTCGCGTCAGTCGCTCACGGATCCCGGCGCCTATCTGATGGGCGAGCTGCGCCGCTTCGGCGTGGAGGAAGAGGCCAAAGAGGTCGTGGTGACCTATGACGCTGCATTGATCCGTGGACCCGAGACCGTGGTCGAGAAGCGCCGCTTCGAGGCGCGCGTGGCGGTGACCGAGATCGAGGCGGCCGCGGTAGGCGTGGCGCTCAACCAGGCCGCGAACCAGGTCGCTACCGAGGTCGCCGACTGGGTCGGCAAATAA
- a CDS encoding RtcB family protein — MTEALYDFQHVEGGVPIKMWTRGVPVEDGARAQLARAAQMPFVFKHVAAMPDVHIGIGATVGSVIPTKGAVIPAAVGVDIGCGMMAARTSLVASDLPDNLEAIRSAIEQAVPHGRSVGRSKRDTGSWGSPPPAIVEAWATLAQRFDKITDKYPRLKNTNNLVHLGTLGTGNHFIELCLDQDQRVWVMLHSGSRGVGNAIGSYFIELAKQDMRKWHINLPDENLAYFPEGTDHFDDYVEAVGWAQDFAALNRRMMMTNVIRALRGQIAKPFDAELEAVNCHHNYVQRENHFGENVLVTRKGAVRAAKGVLGIIPGSMGAKSFIVRGLGNPESFDSCSHGAGRVMSRTAAKKLVTLDEHIRDTAGVECRKDEGVIDETPKAYKPIEAVMAAQADLVEIVHTLKQVVCVKG; from the coding sequence ATGACCGAGGCTTTGTATGATTTCCAGCACGTCGAAGGTGGCGTGCCGATCAAGATGTGGACCCGTGGCGTGCCGGTCGAGGACGGTGCGCGCGCCCAGCTTGCACGTGCGGCGCAGATGCCGTTCGTGTTCAAGCACGTGGCCGCGATGCCCGATGTCCATATCGGCATCGGCGCGACTGTCGGCTCGGTGATCCCGACCAAGGGCGCGGTGATCCCGGCGGCGGTGGGCGTCGACATCGGCTGCGGCATGATGGCGGCGCGCACCTCGCTGGTGGCGAGCGACCTGCCCGACAATCTGGAGGCGATCCGTTCGGCCATCGAGCAGGCGGTGCCGCACGGGCGTTCGGTGGGGCGCAGCAAGCGTGATACCGGTTCCTGGGGCAGCCCGCCGCCCGCGATCGTCGAGGCCTGGGCGACGCTCGCCCAGCGCTTCGATAAGATCACCGACAAATATCCGCGGCTCAAGAACACCAACAACCTGGTGCATCTGGGTACGCTGGGCACGGGCAACCACTTCATCGAGCTGTGCCTCGACCAGGACCAGCGCGTGTGGGTGATGCTCCATTCGGGTTCGCGCGGCGTCGGCAACGCGATCGGCAGCTATTTCATCGAGCTGGCGAAGCAGGACATGCGCAAGTGGCACATCAACCTGCCCGACGAGAACCTCGCTTATTTCCCGGAGGGAACCGATCATTTCGACGATTATGTCGAGGCGGTCGGCTGGGCGCAGGACTTCGCGGCGCTGAACCGGCGGATGATGATGACCAACGTCATCCGCGCGCTGCGGGGCCAGATCGCCAAGCCGTTCGATGCGGAGCTGGAGGCAGTCAACTGCCACCACAACTACGTCCAGCGCGAGAACCACTTCGGTGAGAACGTGCTGGTCACCCGCAAGGGCGCGGTCCGCGCGGCGAAGGGCGTGCTGGGCATTATCCCCGGATCGATGGGCGCCAAGTCGTTCATTGTCCGGGGGCTGGGCAACCCCGAGTCGTTCGACAGTTGCAGCCATGGCGCGGGGCGCGTGATGTCCCGCACCGCGGCGAAGAAGCTGGTGACGCTAGACGAGCACATCCGCGACACCGCGGGCGTCGAGTGCCGCAAGGACGAAGGCGTGATCGACGAAACGCCGAAGGCGTACAAGCCGATCGAGGCCGTGATGGCGGCGCAAGCCGACCTGGTCGAGATCGTCCATACGCTCAAGCAGGTGGTGTGCGTGAAGGGCTAA
- the rtcA gene encoding RNA 3'-terminal phosphate cyclase → MIVIDGSEGEGGGQVVRNSCALSLVTGQPFRITNARGKRQKPGLMRQHVTAIEAACAIGGAVCEGVAVGASDFTFTPGRVTPGEYHFAVGTAGSTGLVFQTLLMPLLLAGGPSRLVLEGGTHNMLAPPFDFMAKAFVPVVRRMGAQIEMRLVRHGFYPRGGGRIEVDIGPGTLAPVDCLDRGALRSVSGTALFAALAHNIAEREIVTARKLLPDWPEDAFAVRQLPDEQGPGNVLLLEAVFEHATEIVTGFGKLGVSAESLAKTAAHRMAGFLASDAFAGPYLADQLLLPFALAGSGSFTTVKPSQHALTARDIIERFTGQRWVFEQQSNGCHLVRRKRDA, encoded by the coding sequence ATGATCGTCATCGACGGATCGGAAGGCGAGGGCGGCGGGCAGGTGGTGCGCAATTCCTGCGCACTGTCGCTCGTCACCGGGCAGCCCTTCCGCATCACCAATGCGCGCGGCAAGCGCCAGAAGCCGGGGCTGATGCGCCAGCACGTCACTGCAATCGAGGCGGCGTGCGCGATCGGTGGCGCCGTCTGCGAAGGCGTGGCGGTCGGTGCGTCCGACTTCACCTTCACCCCCGGCCGTGTCACGCCCGGCGAGTATCATTTCGCGGTGGGCACTGCGGGAAGCACCGGGCTGGTCTTCCAGACGCTGCTGATGCCGCTGCTGCTGGCCGGCGGACCCTCGCGGCTCGTCCTCGAGGGCGGTACCCACAACATGCTGGCGCCGCCGTTCGACTTCATGGCGAAGGCGTTCGTGCCGGTGGTGCGGCGGATGGGCGCGCAGATCGAGATGCGGCTGGTTCGCCATGGCTTCTATCCACGCGGTGGAGGACGGATAGAAGTAGATATCGGCCCGGGCACGCTGGCGCCGGTCGATTGCCTCGATCGTGGCGCGCTCCGCTCCGTCTCGGGTACGGCATTGTTCGCGGCGCTGGCGCACAACATCGCGGAGCGCGAAATCGTGACCGCACGCAAGTTGCTGCCGGACTGGCCGGAGGATGCCTTCGCTGTTCGACAGCTTCCGGACGAGCAAGGCCCGGGCAATGTCTTGTTGCTGGAGGCGGTGTTCGAGCATGCCACCGAGATCGTCACGGGTTTCGGCAAGTTGGGCGTGTCGGCGGAATCGCTCGCCAAGACAGCTGCGCATCGCATGGCCGGGTTTCTGGCTTCCGATGCATTCGCAGGACCTTATCTGGCAGACCAGCTTTTGCTGCCTTTCGCGCTGGCGGGAAGTGGTAGCTTTACTACGGTGAAACCGAGCCAGCATGCGCTTACCGCACGCGACATCATCGAGCGCTTCACCGGCCAGCGCTGGGTGTTCGAACAGCAATCGAACGGCTGCCACCTGGTGCGGCGAAAGCGCGACGCTTGA
- a CDS encoding vWA domain-containing protein, producing MANKGLFASAIATLLPAADTRNREGAPAYAYGAEHKLAQLAATVTLTDSFYGAADTQLMDVLEAARACDPWFVAQAAVYARQSGAMKDMPSLLAAYLTVADPDLAVAVFNRVIDNGRMLRNFVQIMRSGQVGRSSLGSRPKRLVQHWLEQASMPQLMAAATGKDPSLADIVRMVHPKPADAARRAFYGWLVGRPYDVAALPAEVAAFEAWKADRSLPLPAVPFEWLTAFPLTAGNWAELSTRIGWQALRMNLNTLARNGAFGVAGVTDAVAARLADADALGKVKPMPYQLMVALGQAGEGVPLKVQAALEDALEQSLVRVPIVPGHVVVCPDVSGSMGSPATGYRKGASSKVRCIDVAALVAAAMLRTNRDTRVLPFEQAVVKLKLDAQARVAVNAAKLAAVGGGGTNVSAPLALLNAERAQVDLVVIVSDNESWVDATRYGATGTIREWERLKNRNPGARLVCVDIQPHGTSQAPQGRADILNVGGFSDAVFDTIARFVSGDTRDWVSIVKQTEV from the coding sequence ATGGCCAACAAGGGACTTTTCGCGTCGGCGATCGCAACGCTGCTGCCGGCCGCGGACACGCGAAACCGCGAGGGCGCGCCGGCCTATGCCTATGGGGCCGAGCACAAGCTTGCCCAACTCGCGGCGACCGTCACGCTGACCGACAGCTTCTATGGCGCGGCCGACACGCAGCTCATGGACGTGCTGGAAGCGGCCCGCGCCTGCGATCCCTGGTTCGTGGCGCAGGCGGCGGTCTATGCCCGCCAGTCGGGCGCGATGAAGGACATGCCGTCGCTGCTGGCGGCCTATCTAACGGTTGCCGATCCCGATCTTGCGGTCGCGGTGTTCAACCGCGTGATCGACAATGGCCGCATGCTGCGCAACTTCGTGCAGATCATGCGCTCAGGTCAGGTGGGGCGTTCCTCGCTCGGCTCGCGGCCGAAGCGGCTGGTCCAGCACTGGCTGGAGCAGGCATCGATGCCGCAGCTGATGGCCGCGGCGACGGGCAAGGACCCGAGCCTGGCGGATATCGTCCGCATGGTTCACCCCAAGCCCGCCGATGCGGCGCGGCGCGCTTTTTATGGCTGGCTGGTCGGGCGTCCTTATGACGTTGCCGCGCTGCCCGCCGAGGTCGCTGCGTTCGAGGCGTGGAAGGCCGATCGGTCGCTGCCGTTGCCGGCGGTGCCTTTCGAGTGGCTCACCGCCTTTCCGCTCACCGCCGGGAACTGGGCGGAACTGTCCACGCGGATCGGGTGGCAGGCGCTGCGGATGAACCTCAACACCCTGGCGCGCAACGGCGCGTTCGGCGTGGCGGGGGTCACCGATGCGGTGGCCGCGCGGCTCGCCGACGCGGATGCGCTCGGAAAGGTGAAGCCGATGCCCTATCAGCTGATGGTGGCGTTGGGGCAGGCCGGCGAGGGCGTGCCGCTCAAGGTGCAGGCGGCGCTGGAGGATGCGCTCGAGCAGTCGCTCGTCCGCGTGCCGATAGTGCCGGGCCATGTGGTCGTCTGCCCCGACGTGTCGGGGTCGATGGGTTCACCGGCGACCGGCTATCGCAAGGGCGCCTCGTCCAAGGTGCGGTGCATCGATGTCGCGGCTCTGGTCGCGGCGGCGATGCTGCGGACCAATCGCGATACCCGCGTCCTTCCGTTCGAGCAGGCAGTGGTGAAGCTGAAGCTGGACGCGCAAGCCCGCGTCGCCGTCAATGCGGCGAAGCTGGCGGCGGTCGGCGGGGGCGGGACCAACGTCTCGGCGCCGCTCGCTCTGCTCAATGCGGAGCGGGCGCAGGTCGACCTGGTCGTGATCGTCTCGGACAACGAATCCTGGGTGGACGCCACCCGGTATGGCGCGACCGGTACCATCCGCGAATGGGAGCGGCTGAAGAACCGCAACCCGGGCGCCAGGCTCGTGTGCGTCGACATCCAGCCCCACGGCACCAGCCAGGCGCCGCAGGGCCGGGCGGACATATTGAATGTCGGAGGTTTCTCCGACGCGGTGTTCGACACCATCGCGCGCTTCGTCTCCGGCGACACGCGCGACTGGGTGAGCATCGTCAAGCAGACGGAGGTTTAA
- a CDS encoding ABC transporter ATP-binding protein: protein MNPARGNGETIITVRGLKNGFGDQLVHDGLDLDVRRGEILGVVGGSGTGKSVLMRSIIGLQPPLAGDISVFGEATIGLEEHEATEIRKRWGILFQGGALFSTLTVSENVQVPIKEFYPGLDGALLEEIAAYKVVMTGLPPDAGPKFPAELSGGMKKRAGLARALALDPELLFLDEPTAGLDPIGAAAFDELTASLQKTLGLTVFLITHDLDTLYAICDRVAVLADKRVIAVGTIDELLALDHPWIQEYFKGPRGRAAVASAERAQART from the coding sequence ATGAACCCGGCGCGCGGCAACGGTGAAACGATCATTACCGTTCGGGGCCTCAAGAACGGTTTCGGCGATCAGCTGGTGCACGACGGTCTTGACCTCGATGTCCGCCGCGGCGAGATTCTAGGTGTCGTCGGTGGCTCCGGCACGGGCAAGTCAGTGCTGATGCGCTCGATCATCGGCCTGCAGCCTCCGCTGGCGGGCGACATCAGCGTCTTTGGCGAAGCGACGATCGGCCTCGAAGAGCACGAGGCCACCGAAATCCGCAAGCGCTGGGGCATCCTCTTCCAAGGCGGCGCGCTGTTCTCGACTCTGACTGTGTCCGAGAACGTCCAGGTGCCCATCAAGGAATTCTACCCAGGGCTCGACGGCGCGCTGCTCGAGGAGATTGCGGCCTACAAGGTCGTGATGACCGGCCTCCCACCCGATGCCGGCCCCAAATTCCCAGCCGAACTTTCCGGCGGCATGAAGAAGCGAGCGGGACTTGCCCGCGCGCTGGCACTCGATCCGGAGCTGCTATTCCTCGACGAACCGACGGCGGGGCTCGACCCGATCGGCGCGGCGGCGTTCGACGAGCTCACTGCGTCGCTCCAGAAAACTCTGGGGCTGACGGTTTTCCTGATCACGCACGACCTCGATACGCTGTATGCGATATGCGACCGCGTCGCGGTGCTCGCCGACAAGCGCGTGATCGCCGTCGGCACGATCGACGAACTGCTCGCGCTGGATCACCCGTGGATCCAGGAATATTTCAAGGGGCCGCGCGGACGCGCCGCGGTCGCCAGCGCCGAGCGGGCGCAAGCGAGGACATGA
- a CDS encoding MlaD family protein, whose translation METRSNHVLVGAVVLILLAVLALFIVWLARLGGGNERQYDIFFKQAVDGLNPGSAVSFSGVPSGQVKEISFWKPDPSLVRVRISVNDDVPILEGTTASIQGSFTGPSTVQLDGAVKGAPSIRCPEQNPRAACPLGVPVIPTKQGGLGALLSSAPQLLERISTLTERLGELLGDRNQNSIAGILANTNRLTDALADRGPEIAATLAETRIAIQKFGLATEELGKLATTTNGVIAEDVRPTIANLNRTIGSARKSMETLDATIGDARPGLQALSKKTIPEIGQLVQDLRVMSTSLASVAEKLDQGGASSLVGSPKLPDYKPK comes from the coding sequence ATGGAAACGCGATCGAACCATGTACTCGTCGGCGCCGTGGTGCTGATCCTGCTCGCGGTGCTGGCCTTGTTCATCGTCTGGCTGGCGCGGCTGGGCGGTGGCAACGAGCGCCAGTACGACATCTTCTTCAAGCAGGCGGTGGACGGGCTCAACCCGGGCTCGGCGGTGAGCTTTTCGGGCGTGCCTTCGGGGCAGGTGAAGGAAATCTCGTTCTGGAAGCCTGATCCCAGCCTCGTCCGCGTCCGCATCAGCGTCAACGATGACGTGCCGATCCTCGAAGGCACAACTGCCTCGATCCAGGGCAGTTTTACCGGACCGAGCACCGTGCAGCTCGACGGCGCCGTCAAGGGCGCCCCGTCGATCCGCTGCCCCGAGCAGAACCCGCGCGCAGCCTGCCCGCTCGGCGTGCCGGTGATCCCGACCAAGCAGGGCGGCCTCGGCGCGCTTTTGAGCTCGGCCCCGCAGCTACTCGAGCGCATCTCAACCCTGACCGAACGCCTTGGCGAGCTCCTCGGCGACAGGAACCAGAATTCGATCGCCGGCATCCTCGCCAATACCAACCGGCTCACCGACGCGCTCGCCGACCGCGGGCCGGAGATCGCCGCGACGCTCGCCGAGACCCGGATCGCGATCCAGAAGTTCGGGTTGGCGACCGAAGAGCTCGGCAAGCTGGCCACGACGACCAACGGGGTGATCGCCGAGGACGTCCGCCCGACGATCGCCAATCTCAACCGCACGATCGGCTCGGCGCGCAAGTCGATGGAGACGCTGGATGCGACGATCGGCGATGCCCGGCCCGGACTGCAGGCGCTGTCGAAGAAGACGATCCCCGAGATCGGCCAGCTCGTCCAGGATCTGCGGGTGATGTCGACCAGCCTCGCCTCGGTTGCCGAAAAGCTCGATCAGGGCGGCGCATCCAGCCTCGTCGGATCGCCCAAGCTGCCCGACTACAAGCCCAAATGA
- a CDS encoding YbaN family protein, translating into MRRWLWLALGFLFVALGFIGALLPLMPTTIFLILAAACFARSSPRLEAWLLDHPRFGPTLRAWHEDGAIGPRAKFMACGGMAVGYALFWWGVRPSLAADLIVALGLAGCAVFILTRPRPRRI; encoded by the coding sequence ATGCGGCGATGGCTGTGGCTCGCACTCGGGTTCCTGTTCGTCGCCCTAGGTTTTATCGGCGCGCTGTTGCCGCTGATGCCGACGACGATCTTCCTGATCCTGGCAGCAGCTTGTTTCGCGAGATCCTCGCCGCGGCTCGAGGCCTGGCTGTTGGATCACCCACGGTTCGGCCCGACATTGCGTGCCTGGCACGAGGATGGTGCGATTGGACCTCGGGCCAAGTTCATGGCCTGCGGCGGCATGGCGGTCGGATATGCGCTGTTCTGGTGGGGCGTCCGCCCGAGCCTCGCAGCCGATCTGATCGTGGCGCTCGGATTGGCGGGTTGCGCAGTCTTCATCCTCACCCGCCCTCGCCCGCGACGGATATAG